The following are from one region of the uncultured Hyphomonas sp. genome:
- the rpmF gene encoding 50S ribosomal protein L32, giving the protein MAVPKSKKSKSRRGMRRAHDRLAMNTYIEDANSGELRRPHHIDLKSGEYRGRQVLEPRDDI; this is encoded by the coding sequence ATGGCAGTCCCAAAGAGTAAGAAATCCAAGTCCCGCCGCGGCATGCGCCGTGCGCACGACCGTCTTGCGATGAACACCTACATCGAAGACGCGAACTCCGGCGAGCTGCGCCGTCCGCACCACATCGACCTGAAGTCGGGTGAGTATCGCGGACGCCAGGTCCTCGAGCCGCGCGACGATATCTAG